In the Maribacter sp. MJ134 genome, one interval contains:
- a CDS encoding DUF389 domain-containing protein, giving the protein MSQGLNQDNITPTEKPQESGEEVKKDLKGLAGSVKRFLSELLDIRTNTDQDATKEAIIADIPFKGHTSWILICSIFIASIGLNANSTAVVIGAMLISPLMGPILGIGLSIGINDIDTLKRSLKNFAVMVILSVLTAFLFFKFFPLRNESSELLARTAPDIRDVLIAFFGGLALVIARAKKGTIASVIFGVAIATALMPPLCTVGFGLAIGNWEYAMGAMYLFTINTIFIALATFLIIKLLRFPMVRYVNSKRRRLIARLASLVAVAVMIPAGITFYSVFQESLFRREANNFINEKIALYQFSGEGRFLEDFTDIEFNDGLDPSIEIVFMGSETIPDNIIATWENQMNEYPKLKGSALNVVQGSKSGAANELKYVNELYESQKNQLSSKDEKIALLESELTRLNKSAVGQIPFAEISLEAKTNYENLYRLGYSYLISTDFTKTDTIPVFEVTWKKEAKRFQTEKDAKKLFEWLKLRLKDENIKIKEVISD; this is encoded by the coding sequence ATGAGTCAAGGTTTAAATCAAGATAATATCACCCCTACAGAGAAACCTCAAGAAAGTGGTGAGGAGGTAAAAAAAGACCTGAAGGGTTTAGCGGGTAGTGTAAAAAGGTTTTTATCCGAGCTGTTGGATATACGAACTAACACGGATCAGGATGCCACCAAGGAAGCTATTATTGCAGACATTCCTTTCAAAGGGCACACGTCTTGGATTCTTATCTGTTCTATTTTTATAGCCTCTATCGGGTTAAACGCGAACTCTACCGCTGTTGTCATTGGTGCGATGCTTATTTCGCCATTAATGGGCCCTATCTTAGGAATTGGCTTGTCTATTGGCATAAACGATATTGATACTTTAAAGCGTTCTCTTAAGAATTTTGCGGTAATGGTTATACTAAGTGTTTTAACCGCTTTTCTTTTCTTTAAGTTTTTTCCGCTTCGAAATGAATCATCCGAGTTATTGGCAAGAACCGCACCAGATATAAGGGATGTTTTAATCGCTTTCTTTGGTGGTCTGGCCCTAGTTATCGCCAGAGCTAAAAAAGGAACTATCGCAAGTGTTATATTCGGTGTGGCCATTGCTACCGCGTTGATGCCTCCACTTTGTACCGTGGGGTTTGGATTGGCTATCGGGAATTGGGAATATGCCATGGGTGCTATGTATTTATTTACGATAAATACGATTTTCATTGCCCTGGCTACCTTTCTAATCATAAAGTTGTTGCGGTTTCCAATGGTGCGCTATGTCAATTCTAAAAGGCGTAGACTCATTGCTAGACTGGCTTCCTTAGTGGCGGTCGCCGTAATGATACCTGCGGGAATAACCTTCTACAGTGTATTTCAAGAATCACTTTTTAGAAGAGAGGCAAACAATTTTATAAACGAAAAAATTGCGCTGTATCAATTTTCCGGAGAGGGTAGATTTTTAGAGGATTTTACAGATATAGAATTTAATGACGGCCTAGACCCTTCCATTGAAATAGTTTTTATGGGAAGTGAGACTATTCCGGATAACATTATTGCTACCTGGGAAAACCAAATGAACGAATACCCTAAATTAAAGGGAAGTGCGCTAAACGTAGTTCAGGGCTCAAAAAGTGGAGCGGCGAATGAACTCAAATATGTGAATGAACTTTACGAATCTCAAAAAAATCAATTATCGAGTAAAGACGAAAAAATAGCGCTGTTGGAATCGGAGCTGACGCGCCTAAATAAAAGTGCGGTAGGTCAAATACCATTTGCAGAGATAAGTCTTGAGGCCAAGACCAATTACGAAAATTTATACCGCCTAGGGTATTCTTACCTCATTTCTACTGATTTTACTAAGACGGATACCATACCAGTTTTTGAGGTGACTTGGAAAAAGGAAGCTAAGCGTTTTCAAACAGAAAAAGATGCAAAAAAACTTTTCGAATGGCTTAAACTTCGTTTGAAAGATGAAAATATCAAGATAAAAGAAGTTATTAGTGACTAG
- a CDS encoding ABC transporter ATP-binding protein, with product MIEVNDIQKSFGEAHVLKGISTTFENGKTNLVIGQSGSGKTVFLKCLLGLFSPEEGSIVYDGRQYAKLTEDEKRDLRQDMGMVFQGSALFDSMTVEGNVKFPLEMFTKQSASEMEDRVNTVLKRVNLIDAHHKYPSEISGGMQKRVAIARAIVMNPKYLFCDEPNSGLDPKTAILIDNLIKEITEEYDITTVINTHDMNSVMQIGEKILFLKNGLKEWEGTKNEIFKTDNEAVTNFVYSSDLFKKVRQMYIEERN from the coding sequence ATGATAGAAGTGAATGACATACAGAAATCGTTTGGAGAAGCACATGTTCTTAAAGGAATATCCACAACTTTTGAAAATGGGAAAACCAATTTGGTCATCGGACAAAGTGGATCGGGAAAAACAGTTTTCTTAAAATGTCTTCTAGGTCTCTTTAGTCCTGAAGAAGGTTCCATTGTCTACGATGGCAGACAATACGCTAAACTAACCGAAGATGAAAAGAGAGATTTGCGCCAAGATATGGGTATGGTCTTCCAGGGCAGTGCACTTTTTGATAGTATGACGGTTGAAGGAAATGTAAAATTTCCTTTGGAAATGTTCACTAAACAGTCTGCCTCGGAAATGGAAGATCGCGTAAACACGGTATTAAAGAGAGTGAATTTAATTGATGCCCATCACAAATACCCATCTGAAATCTCCGGTGGAATGCAAAAACGTGTCGCCATTGCAAGGGCCATTGTTATGAACCCAAAGTATCTTTTCTGCGACGAACCTAACTCCGGACTAGATCCTAAAACGGCTATTTTAATTGACAACTTAATCAAAGAAATTACGGAAGAATACGATATTACCACAGTGATAAACACACATGATATGAATTCCGTGATGCAAATAGGGGAAAAGATATTATTTCTTAAAAATGGTCTTAAGGAATGGGAAGGCACTAAAAATGAAATATTTAAAACGGACAATGAAGCCGTAACGAATTTTGTGTACTCTTCCGATCTGTTCAAAAAAGTTCGCCAGATGTATATTGAAGAGCGAAACTAG
- a CDS encoding MlaE family ABC transporter permease — protein sequence MNYLASIGSYSIMVREVFKKPTKWRIMKSLILKEIDELIYGSLGIIVFISFFIGAVVAIQTALNLTNPIIPRSLIGFATRQSVILEFAPTFVSIIMAGKVGSYITSSIGTMRVTEQIDALEVMGVNSLNYLVFPKIIAMLFYPFAIAISMYVGIFGGWIAGVFGGFLTSADFVSGLQTDFVPFHIAYAFVKTLIFAFVIATIPSFHGYYMKGGALEVGKASTTAFVWTSVVIIILNYLLTQLLLG from the coding sequence ATGAACTACTTAGCGTCTATTGGCAGCTACTCAATTATGGTTCGGGAGGTTTTTAAAAAACCGACCAAATGGAGGATAATGAAATCGCTCATTTTAAAGGAAATAGACGAGCTCATATACGGCTCTTTGGGTATCATCGTTTTTATCTCTTTTTTCATCGGTGCGGTCGTTGCCATACAGACGGCCTTAAACCTTACCAATCCTATTATACCGAGAAGTCTTATAGGTTTTGCCACTAGGCAATCCGTTATCCTAGAGTTCGCGCCCACTTTCGTATCGATAATAATGGCCGGCAAAGTAGGTTCTTACATTACCTCGAGTATCGGTACCATGCGGGTAACGGAACAAATAGACGCGCTTGAAGTCATGGGTGTAAACTCATTGAATTATTTAGTCTTTCCTAAGATAATCGCCATGCTTTTCTATCCCTTTGCTATTGCCATTTCTATGTATGTGGGCATTTTTGGAGGATGGATAGCGGGTGTATTCGGTGGCTTTTTAACCAGTGCCGATTTTGTATCGGGGCTTCAGACAGATTTTGTCCCCTTTCACATTGCCTACGCTTTTGTAAAAACTTTAATCTTTGCCTTTGTCATAGCTACAATTCCGTCCTTTCATGGCTATTATATGAAAGGTGGAGCTTTAGAAGTGGGGAAGGCCAGCACCACTGCATTCGTGTGGACAAGTGTGGTGATCATTATCTTAAACTATTTATTAACGCAACTTCTCTTAGGCTAA
- the pafA gene encoding alkaline phosphatase PafA, with protein sequence MNKRNRISFLTLFAGIFTVFNLSAQKKGKMVDESNLRTSPKLVVGIVVDQMRYDYLTRFYNDFGDDGFKRMVEEGFNCKNNHFNYAPTSTGPGHTSVYTGTTPATHGIIGNNWYDKEQDIEVYCASDDSYSSVGTMSDAGKMSPHRMTGTTITDELRLHTQMRGKTIAIALKDRGAVLPGGHTANAAYWFHGADEGKWITSSYYMTTLPKWVNDFNSSGAAQSYKKPWNTLRDITSYTESGTDDNKYEGLFETEMTPTFPHSTPNLLDKTRDFEFIKATPYGNSITADFAIEALKNENLGKDDIPDFLAISFSSTDYVGHKFGVNSKEIQDTYLRLDEDLARLFKALDKNVGEGEYTLFLTADHGAIEVPAYLKDVKIPAGHVDYNTTKDKFSDFLKYKYGTEDIVKNFSNLQLFLDHKIIKNLDLSLKDVQEEIAKEFLGYDYVDKVYTGYQMWQYQYTSGIPYILQKGYNQKRSGDVLVVLKPNTISYPMTGSTHGSPQIYDTHTPLLFYGKGIKKGNTVLRTEIPDIAPTVAALLGISFPSGTTGKPIPEVLQ encoded by the coding sequence ATGAACAAAAGAAATCGAATTTCCTTTTTAACCCTTTTTGCAGGTATTTTCACTGTGTTCAACCTATCGGCACAAAAGAAAGGCAAAATGGTAGATGAGAGTAATCTTAGGACTTCGCCAAAATTGGTAGTGGGTATCGTTGTAGACCAAATGCGTTATGATTATTTGACCCGTTTTTATAATGATTTTGGAGATGACGGGTTTAAGCGAATGGTGGAAGAAGGTTTTAACTGTAAGAATAACCACTTTAATTATGCGCCTACTAGCACAGGGCCAGGGCATACCTCGGTATATACCGGTACCACTCCTGCTACGCATGGTATTATTGGAAACAATTGGTATGACAAAGAACAGGATATTGAAGTCTACTGTGCGTCCGATGATAGCTATAGTTCTGTGGGTACCATGTCTGATGCCGGAAAAATGTCACCACATCGTATGACGGGTACAACAATTACCGATGAGTTGCGCCTACATACACAGATGAGGGGTAAGACCATTGCTATAGCGTTAAAGGATAGAGGTGCAGTTCTTCCAGGGGGGCATACGGCCAATGCTGCTTATTGGTTTCATGGTGCCGACGAGGGAAAATGGATAACTAGTTCATATTATATGACCACGTTGCCAAAATGGGTGAACGATTTTAATTCTTCTGGTGCGGCACAGTCTTACAAAAAACCTTGGAATACTTTAAGGGATATCACCAGCTACACGGAAAGTGGAACGGATGACAATAAGTACGAAGGGCTGTTTGAGACGGAAATGACACCTACCTTTCCCCATAGCACTCCAAACTTATTGGATAAGACAAGGGATTTTGAATTTATTAAGGCCACGCCTTATGGGAATAGTATTACCGCTGATTTTGCCATTGAAGCATTAAAAAATGAAAACCTGGGAAAGGATGATATACCGGATTTTTTGGCAATAAGTTTTTCTAGCACCGATTATGTAGGACATAAATTCGGGGTCAATTCAAAAGAAATTCAAGATACTTACTTGCGACTAGATGAAGACCTGGCGCGTTTGTTCAAAGCATTGGACAAAAATGTTGGCGAAGGGGAATATACACTCTTTTTGACCGCTGATCATGGTGCCATAGAAGTGCCTGCTTATTTGAAGGATGTTAAGATACCGGCAGGTCATGTAGATTATAACACTACGAAAGACAAGTTTTCGGATTTTTTAAAATATAAGTACGGAACGGAAGATATAGTAAAGAATTTTTCAAATCTGCAATTGTTTTTAGATCATAAGATTATAAAGAACTTGGATTTAAGTTTAAAAGATGTACAAGAGGAGATTGCGAAAGAATTTCTGGGTTACGATTATGTAGATAAGGTATATACAGGGTATCAAATGTGGCAATATCAGTATACTTCTGGTATCCCGTACATACTTCAAAAGGGGTATAACCAAAAACGGTCCGGTGATGTCTTGGTGGTCTTAAAGCCTAACACTATTAGCTATCCTATGACAGGGTCCACTCATGGTTCTCCTCAAATATATGACACACATACGCCATTACTTTTCTACGGGAAAGGCATCAAAAAAGGAAATACAGTACTACGGACAGAAATTCCCGATATTGCCCCTACGGTGGCCGCCTTGTTGGGAATTTCCTTTCCAAGCGGTACCACGGGAAAGCCTATTCCAGAGGTATTACAGTAA
- the murI gene encoding glutamate racemase, which translates to MSRLPIGIFDSGVGGTSIWKEIHNLLPNEHCIYLADSRNAPYGEKSPEEILRLSIKNTEFLLDKGCKLIVVACNTATTNAIDYLRKTYKIPLIGIEPAIKPAALNSKSKRVGVLATKGTLSSTLFHSTAQNHAEGIEIIEQQGKGLVELIEKGALQSEAIRGLLKEFLEPMIAKDIDYLVLGCTHYPYLIPVLKELLPEHVQIIDSGEAVARQTKAILKKVGNLNRASEKGTHQFFTNGDVAVLQRFVLKESVQQEVSFLDF; encoded by the coding sequence ATGAGTAGACTTCCAATAGGTATATTTGACTCGGGCGTGGGAGGTACATCCATATGGAAAGAAATCCATAACCTTTTGCCTAACGAGCATTGTATATATTTAGCGGATAGTAGAAATGCTCCCTACGGAGAAAAATCACCTGAGGAAATACTACGGTTAAGTATCAAGAATACTGAATTTCTCTTAGATAAAGGGTGTAAGCTGATAGTTGTAGCCTGCAATACGGCCACCACCAATGCGATTGACTATTTAAGAAAAACGTACAAAATACCTCTTATCGGCATTGAACCGGCGATAAAACCGGCAGCATTAAATTCAAAATCAAAGCGGGTTGGTGTATTGGCGACTAAAGGAACTTTGTCCAGCACTTTGTTTCATAGTACTGCTCAAAACCACGCCGAAGGAATAGAAATTATTGAGCAACAGGGTAAAGGTTTAGTGGAGCTTATAGAAAAAGGGGCATTACAAAGTGAGGCTATCAGAGGGCTTTTAAAAGAATTTTTAGAACCGATGATCGCTAAGGATATAGATTACCTTGTATTGGGATGTACGCATTATCCTTATTTAATACCTGTATTAAAGGAGTTGTTGCCGGAGCATGTGCAAATTATCGATTCGGGCGAAGCAGTGGCTAGGCAGACCAAAGCAATTTTGAAAAAAGTGGGAAATTTAAATAGGGCCAGCGAAAAAGGAACGCACCAATTTTTTACCAATGGGGATGTAGCTGTTTTGCAGCGTTTTGTCCTCAAGGAATCGGTTCAGCAAGAAGTAAGCTTTTTAGACTTTTAA
- a CDS encoding dihydrofolate reductase translates to MNSITIIAAAAENNALGKDNDLLWHLPNDFKRFKKLTTGHKIIMGRKTFESFPKPLPNRIHIIITRDKNYTVPFKDCIIVHGLEEALKLAEDENVFIIGGGEIYRQGLPYSNKIELTRVHSNFEADTFFPKIDTEKWELVSEKYHPKDEKHAYAFTYLTYHKISGS, encoded by the coding sequence GTGAACAGTATTACCATAATTGCCGCCGCCGCGGAGAATAACGCCCTTGGAAAGGACAACGACCTTTTGTGGCACCTGCCAAACGATTTTAAGCGTTTTAAAAAATTAACAACGGGACATAAAATCATCATGGGTCGTAAGACCTTTGAAAGCTTTCCTAAACCACTGCCTAACCGCATCCATATTATAATAACTCGGGATAAAAATTATACGGTGCCCTTTAAGGATTGTATCATAGTCCACGGGCTTGAAGAAGCTTTGAAACTGGCGGAAGACGAAAATGTTTTTATTATTGGTGGAGGTGAAATTTATCGTCAGGGACTACCTTATTCCAACAAGATTGAACTTACAAGAGTGCACAGTAATTTTGAAGCGGACACTTTTTTCCCTAAGATCGATACAGAAAAATGGGAACTTGTCTCCGAAAAATATCACCCAAAAGATGAAAAACACGCATATGCTTTTACGTACCTAACGTACCATAAAATTTCAGGTTCTTAA
- a CDS encoding DUF1287 domain-containing protein, with protein MYNNRLTYIIGCFIVLSSLFCTSQTTVQSATLSDYALELTNQRVSYDPSYFALKYPNGDVPSDKGVCTDVIIRAYRKLAIDLQKEVHEDMRSNFEAYPNNWGLTTTDKNIDHRRVPNLMRFFERHGEVKVNSELATDYLPGDIVCWDLGHGLTHIGIVVDKKSKDGKRNLIVHNIGAGQVLEDMLFDFKIIGHYRYKE; from the coding sequence ATGTATAATAACCGGCTAACGTATATCATAGGATGCTTCATAGTTCTTAGCAGTCTTTTTTGTACGTCTCAAACTACAGTACAATCAGCTACATTATCCGATTACGCTCTTGAGCTCACGAACCAAAGGGTAAGTTATGACCCCAGTTATTTTGCACTAAAATATCCCAACGGTGATGTTCCGAGCGATAAGGGTGTTTGTACAGATGTCATTATTCGCGCCTATAGAAAGTTGGCAATAGATTTACAAAAAGAAGTGCATGAGGACATGAGGTCCAATTTTGAGGCTTATCCAAATAATTGGGGTTTAACAACAACGGATAAGAATATAGATCATCGTAGGGTTCCTAATTTGATGAGGTTTTTTGAACGACATGGCGAGGTAAAAGTTAATTCAGAACTGGCAACAGATTATCTACCCGGGGATATTGTTTGTTGGGATTTAGGTCATGGACTAACACATATTGGTATAGTGGTGGATAAAAAATCAAAAGATGGAAAGAGAAACCTTATTGTTCATAACATTGGCGCCGGACAAGTTCTTGAGGATATGCTTTTTGATTTTAAGATAATTGGGCATTATAGATATAAAGAATAG
- a CDS encoding aminotransferase class V-fold PLP-dependent enzyme produces the protein MDKVRKEFPVTRKGIYANTAVYGPLYDSLIDWRQEHDLDFLLHGSGMREKSLQILSDTRKTVGQFFNCKRENVALINNFSTGLNVLLEGLHPKKKILLLENDYPSVNWSFENRDFDISYVKTSATVEEKIEKAIGAQHIDVLALSVVQWLDGFLIDLAFIKKLKTTYPNLIIIADGTQFCGTRQFNFADSGIDVLGASAYKWLLAGYGNGFMLFSDSVKELFSLSTIGFNAANGDFGKKDAIRFAKQFEPGHLSCLNFGSLKFSMEFMQRIGMDKISQYNQLLSEKAKQQFNSLGLLEDRIVERKAHSTIFNIKVDTRVFNHLLENNVSCAQRGDGVRLSFHFYNTENEIDAIVKILKTAL, from the coding sequence ATGGATAAAGTAAGAAAGGAATTTCCGGTAACGCGAAAAGGTATTTACGCGAACACAGCAGTGTATGGGCCCTTGTACGATTCTCTTATAGATTGGCGCCAAGAGCACGATTTAGATTTTCTGCTGCACGGAAGCGGAATGCGGGAAAAATCACTTCAAATACTTTCTGATACCCGCAAGACTGTTGGTCAGTTCTTTAACTGCAAAAGGGAGAATGTAGCCTTGATCAACAATTTTTCCACAGGACTCAATGTTTTGCTAGAAGGTCTTCATCCCAAAAAGAAGATTTTACTTCTGGAGAACGACTATCCTTCCGTCAATTGGTCTTTTGAAAACAGAGACTTTGACATCTCTTATGTAAAAACGAGTGCTACCGTTGAGGAGAAAATAGAAAAAGCAATAGGCGCTCAACATATCGATGTTTTGGCGCTAAGTGTTGTGCAATGGCTAGATGGTTTTTTAATTGATTTGGCTTTTATCAAGAAATTAAAAACTACCTATCCTAATTTAATAATCATTGCAGATGGGACACAATTTTGCGGCACAAGGCAATTTAACTTTGCAGATTCTGGGATAGATGTTTTGGGGGCAAGTGCCTATAAATGGCTTTTGGCCGGTTATGGAAATGGTTTTATGTTATTCTCGGACAGTGTAAAGGAACTATTTTCTTTGTCCACTATTGGTTTCAATGCGGCCAATGGCGATTTCGGTAAAAAAGATGCAATACGTTTTGCAAAGCAATTTGAGCCAGGACATTTGTCATGCCTAAATTTTGGAAGTCTTAAATTTTCGATGGAATTTATGCAGCGCATAGGAATGGATAAAATATCACAGTATAATCAATTGCTTTCTGAAAAAGCAAAACAACAGTTTAATTCCCTTGGGTTACTTGAAGATAGAATTGTGGAACGAAAAGCGCACAGTACTATTTTTAATATAAAGGTAGATACTAGGGTTTTCAATCATTTATTAGAGAATAATGTGAGTTGTGCACAACGAGGAGACGGTGTTAGGCTTAGTTTTCACTTTTACAATACAGAAAATGAGATAGATGCTATTGTAAAAATCTTAAAGACAGCCTTATAG
- a CDS encoding isoamylase early set domain-containing protein, whose amino-acid sequence MAIAKQYLKTKPVCKVTFTVPAEEAKKVAVVGDFNNWSPKGSTLKKLKNGTFKGTFDLPKENSFEFKYIVDGTYVNETEADRYQWNDYAGSENAVLEV is encoded by the coding sequence ATGGCAATTGCAAAACAATATTTAAAAACAAAACCAGTATGTAAGGTAACTTTTACCGTGCCTGCTGAAGAAGCAAAAAAAGTAGCGGTAGTTGGAGATTTCAATAATTGGAGCCCAAAAGGCAGCACTTTAAAAAAATTGAAGAACGGAACTTTTAAAGGTACGTTTGATCTACCAAAAGAAAATTCTTTTGAGTTTAAGTACATCGTTGATGGTACTTACGTTAACGAAACTGAAGCTGATCGTTATCAGTGGAATGATTATGCAGGTTCTGAGAACGCTGTTCTAGAAGTATAA
- a CDS encoding DUF427 domain-containing protein, whose product MKAIWNNTVIAESDDTLIVENNHYFPAESIKKEYFKSSDTHTSCPWKGTASYYTLEVDGKQNPDAAWYYPEVSELAKGIKGRVAFWKGVTVEK is encoded by the coding sequence ATGAAAGCTATTTGGAACAATACCGTAATTGCAGAAAGTGATGATACGCTCATAGTAGAAAACAATCATTACTTCCCAGCAGAAAGTATTAAAAAAGAATATTTTAAAAGTAGTGACACTCATACTTCTTGTCCGTGGAAAGGAACAGCCTCTTATTACACCTTAGAAGTTGATGGAAAACAAAACCCGGATGCGGCCTGGTACTACCCAGAGGTAAGTGAATTGGCCAAAGGAATTAAAGGAAGAGTGGCTTTCTGGAAAGGTGTCACAGTAGAAAAATAA
- a CDS encoding L-histidine N(alpha)-methyltransferase, producing MQNETEPKFTSQFQREVYQGLTAYPKYLSSKYIYDKAGDKLFQDIMAMPTYYLTDTEFLILEKHKEEIASYFSNGDSFFHLIEMGAGDGKKTKILLRHFTEKDINFTFRPIDISQNALDSLKKNLEIEIPGLKTEPLQGTYFETLETLHFNSEERKVILFLGSNIGNLLHEQAIEFLSKVQSYMQPNDLLFIGFDQKKNPQTILNAYNDQEGITAAFNKNLLVRINRELHANFKLDKFIHWEVYDPETGTAKSFLVSKENQKVHIADLGLNLSFEAWETIHTEISQKYDDQTVKWLAEKSGLQVITEFTDSTNYYKNYLFKKSV from the coding sequence ATGCAAAACGAAACCGAACCAAAGTTTACTTCCCAATTTCAAAGGGAGGTCTACCAAGGTCTTACAGCCTATCCCAAGTATTTATCCTCAAAATATATTTACGACAAAGCCGGAGATAAGCTTTTTCAAGATATTATGGCTATGCCCACATATTATCTTACGGATACCGAATTTTTAATTTTAGAAAAGCACAAGGAAGAAATAGCTTCTTATTTTTCCAACGGAGATAGTTTTTTCCACCTCATTGAAATGGGTGCCGGTGATGGTAAGAAAACAAAGATATTACTACGTCATTTTACAGAAAAAGACATCAACTTTACCTTTAGACCAATAGATATAAGCCAAAACGCGCTAGATTCCCTCAAAAAGAATTTAGAGATAGAAATACCAGGTCTTAAAACAGAACCGCTGCAAGGAACTTATTTTGAAACGCTGGAAACACTTCATTTTAATTCAGAGGAAAGAAAAGTGATTCTATTCCTAGGCTCAAACATTGGTAACCTCTTACATGAGCAGGCCATTGAATTTTTATCCAAAGTGCAAAGTTACATGCAACCAAACGACCTTTTATTTATAGGCTTTGACCAAAAAAAGAACCCCCAGACGATACTGAACGCTTATAATGATCAAGAGGGAATTACCGCAGCTTTCAATAAAAATTTATTAGTCCGTATCAATAGAGAACTACATGCCAATTTTAAACTTGACAAGTTCATCCATTGGGAAGTCTATGACCCTGAAACGGGCACGGCAAAAAGCTTTTTAGTGTCGAAAGAAAATCAAAAAGTGCATATTGCTGATTTAGGTCTGAATCTCTCCTTTGAAGCTTGGGAAACCATTCACACGGAAATTTCTCAAAAATATGACGACCAAACAGTGAAATGGCTGGCTGAAAAATCGGGACTGCAAGTTATTACAGAATTTACCGACTCAACGAACTATTATAAAAATTATCTTTTTAAAAAGTCAGTTTAA
- the egtB gene encoding ergothioneine biosynthesis protein EgtB: protein MILTHTLLDFFIETRKHSETICFPLETEDYVVQPIVDVSPPKWHLGHTTWFFEEFILKVYQPDYKVFNTDFSFVFNSYYETVGKRVIRADRGNMSRPSVQEVYDYRKYVTSALTELLSEVQNTTLHEVLEIGIHHEKQHQELLLTDIKYILGNNPLLPKYSDTFQEHVPEKHAHEWIPITEGIYEIGHANEGFCYDNELGRHKVYLNDYSIANRLVTNGEFIAFIEAGGYQRFELWHAEGWDWVNKEAISAPLYWHKIDGEWHHYTLNGLREITLNEPLTHISYFEAFAYAQWKDCRLPTEFEWEAAQHLFSWGQRWEWTESAYLPYPNYKKADGALGEYNGKFMVNQKVLRGSSVATPNNHSRPTYRNFFQTNLRWQFTGLRLAK from the coding sequence ATGATTCTTACCCATACGCTTCTGGATTTCTTCATTGAAACACGGAAGCATTCAGAAACTATTTGTTTTCCGCTTGAGACAGAAGACTATGTAGTTCAACCCATTGTGGACGTATCTCCGCCAAAATGGCATCTGGGACATACTACTTGGTTTTTTGAAGAGTTCATACTCAAAGTCTATCAACCAGACTACAAGGTCTTCAATACTGATTTCTCATTTGTGTTCAATAGTTATTATGAGACCGTAGGTAAGAGAGTGATCAGAGCCGATAGAGGTAATATGTCCAGACCTTCCGTACAAGAAGTTTACGATTACAGGAAATATGTAACCTCAGCACTCACCGAATTATTGTCCGAAGTACAAAATACCACATTACATGAAGTACTGGAAATAGGGATACACCATGAAAAACAACATCAAGAATTATTGTTGACGGATATTAAATACATCTTAGGCAACAATCCGCTACTGCCTAAATATTCCGATACTTTTCAAGAGCATGTTCCTGAAAAGCATGCCCATGAATGGATACCCATTACGGAAGGAATTTATGAAATAGGTCATGCCAACGAAGGTTTCTGTTATGACAATGAACTAGGGAGACACAAGGTTTATCTGAATGACTACTCCATAGCCAACCGTTTGGTGACCAATGGAGAATTCATAGCCTTCATAGAAGCAGGAGGTTACCAAAGGTTTGAACTTTGGCATGCAGAAGGATGGGATTGGGTGAATAAAGAAGCTATTAGTGCTCCCTTATATTGGCATAAAATTGATGGTGAATGGCACCATTACACACTAAACGGTTTACGAGAAATAACCTTGAATGAACCCCTGACCCATATTTCTTATTTTGAGGCTTTTGCCTATGCCCAATGGAAGGATTGCAGACTTCCCACTGAATTTGAATGGGAAGCGGCACAGCATTTGTTTTCATGGGGACAGCGTTGGGAATGGACTGAAAGTGCCTACCTCCCCTATCCCAATTATAAAAAAGCCGATGGAGCCCTAGGGGAATACAATGGTAAGTTTATGGTAAACCAAAAAGTTCTTAGAGGTAGTTCCGTAGCTACCCCAAACAACCATTCTAGACCCACCTATCGCAATTTTTTTCAAACGAACTTAAGATGGCAATTTACCGGTTTAAGGTTAGCCAAATAA